The Pantoea vagans genome includes a window with the following:
- a CDS encoding trypsin-like serine peptidase, whose amino-acid sequence MRLAILFLVGIFSFNLAAHADDEDGPSPEDIKTLFFGKDHRKAITDVSAAPWDAIGQLETESGNLCTATLISAHLALTAGHCLLAPPGKFDKPVALRFMAGSKGWRYEIHDIDARVEPSLARKLQADGEGWIVPPGAAPYDYGLVILHNPPSGIVPIPLFDGSRSDLTDALKTTERKVTQAGYPADHLDTLYSHSDCLITGWAQRAVLSHQCDTLPGDSGSPLLLKTADGWQLIAVQSSAPAPADRYRADNRAIAVTSFKDRLEELAK is encoded by the coding sequence ATGCGCCTGGCTATCCTGTTTCTAGTTGGTATTTTCAGTTTCAACCTCGCAGCACATGCCGATGATGAAGATGGGCCAAGCCCGGAAGACATCAAGACACTCTTTTTTGGCAAAGATCACCGCAAAGCGATCACCGATGTTAGCGCCGCACCCTGGGACGCCATTGGTCAGTTAGAGACCGAAAGCGGCAACCTGTGCACCGCCACCCTTATTTCTGCACATCTGGCTTTGACCGCAGGACACTGCCTGTTGGCCCCGCCAGGAAAATTCGATAAGCCAGTCGCGCTGCGTTTTATGGCGGGATCTAAGGGCTGGCGTTACGAGATTCATGATATTGACGCGCGCGTCGAGCCCTCTTTAGCCCGTAAATTACAGGCAGATGGTGAAGGCTGGATCGTGCCGCCGGGTGCCGCCCCTTACGACTATGGATTGGTGATACTGCATAACCCGCCATCGGGCATTGTACCGATTCCGCTGTTTGACGGTTCACGCAGTGATTTGACCGATGCGCTCAAAACCACCGAGCGCAAAGTGACGCAGGCTGGCTATCCGGCGGATCACCTGGATACGCTCTATTCGCACAGTGATTGTTTGATTACCGGTTGGGCACAGCGCGCGGTGCTGTCGCACCAGTGTGATACCCTGCCGGGCGACAGCGGATCGCCGCTGCTGTTGAAAACCGCTGATGGCTGGCAGTTGATTGCCGTGCAAAGTTCGGCACCAGCGCCCGCTGACCGCTACCGCGCGGATAACCGAGCGATTGCAGTGACCTCGTTTAAAGACCGCCTCGAAGAGTTAGCCAAATAA
- a CDS encoding YdbH family protein yields MTRGLRRTLAALLALILLLLGLLLTLTQWLPRLAGIWLPENTRVELNGAPRWHQGGLHFPEVRYLAGDCELAKVEDVALGRHSQRWQLNAHSVQLNTDCLQALQQGSNSAAPRSLAEWQQMLPGADIHLEQLSILPWQQYAGRFDLTLDKNAQQLHYQGDNLSVDANLQGQQLHITQLQFTHPLLPKPLDLHGDLTLPTFADGLPVAGELNGDVNLAQWPQPLSVALNWQQQQGTLTVNQQGDDQPLLQLPWQVDAQQIRITEGQWRWPQADQPLSGGMALTLENWQQGLENTLISGRFNLLTQGRGGKGNLVLSVGPGNLSLTDSHLPFQLTGESKFADLQLFGTMPGVLHGMLTDPQVSLKQGSLLRLRGRLLSTLEVDEARWPLAGVTVASRGINGRLQAILKAHDPSFGRFTLHLDGRASDFWPDSGRWNWRYWGDGEMAPLNAKWDVKGTGSWQDTLISLDTLNTGFDQLSYGMVQVDKPRLTLTAPVRWQRDINHPAFNGGFTLKSGQTQFSYGGWLPPSALNFEAKGSDPSRFVWRGQLTAEDIGPVRVHGRWDGERLRGEAWWPAQSLTVFQPLLSSDLKMRIQSGELRAQIAFSAANDQGFEAGGHWAVKNGSVWMPDSEINGIDFSLPFRLKDHQWQLGRRGPVSLRIAEVKNQFALQNITADLQGHYPWQERQPLTLSNVNLDLLGGHVSMPELRMPQHQPARVSLREINLSKLITAIKPKQFAMSGKINGELPLWVNNPQWLIEKGWIANSGPLTFRMDKDMADAIVSNNFAAGAAMDWLRYMEISRSWATLDLDNFGNLTMQSEVKGTSQFSNRRQSINLNYRHQENLFQLWRSLRFGDNLQSWVEQNATLPSKKDPQP; encoded by the coding sequence ATGACGCGGGGCCTTCGTCGAACACTTGCTGCGCTGCTGGCGCTGATACTGCTGCTGTTGGGGTTATTGCTGACGTTAACGCAATGGTTACCCCGGCTGGCGGGCATCTGGCTGCCAGAAAATACCCGTGTTGAACTAAACGGTGCACCGCGCTGGCATCAGGGCGGTCTGCATTTTCCTGAAGTACGTTACCTGGCGGGAGATTGCGAACTGGCGAAGGTCGAAGACGTGGCGCTGGGTCGGCACAGCCAGCGCTGGCAGCTGAATGCACACAGCGTCCAGCTTAACACCGATTGTCTACAAGCATTGCAGCAGGGCAGCAACAGCGCTGCGCCGCGAAGCCTGGCCGAATGGCAGCAGATGTTGCCGGGTGCCGATATTCATCTTGAACAGCTGAGTATTCTGCCGTGGCAACAATATGCCGGTCGCTTTGACCTGACATTAGATAAGAACGCGCAACAGCTGCATTACCAGGGCGATAACCTCAGCGTGGATGCAAATCTGCAGGGGCAGCAACTGCATATCACACAACTCCAGTTCACCCATCCGCTGTTACCCAAACCGCTCGATCTGCACGGTGATCTGACCCTGCCTACATTCGCTGATGGCTTACCCGTGGCGGGCGAGTTGAACGGCGATGTCAATCTGGCGCAGTGGCCGCAGCCGCTGTCAGTGGCGCTCAACTGGCAGCAACAACAGGGCACATTGACCGTTAATCAGCAGGGTGACGATCAGCCATTGTTGCAGCTGCCGTGGCAAGTTGACGCGCAACAAATCCGCATTACCGAGGGCCAGTGGCGCTGGCCACAAGCTGACCAACCGTTGTCAGGCGGCATGGCGTTGACGCTGGAAAACTGGCAGCAGGGATTAGAGAATACGCTGATCAGCGGCCGCTTTAATCTGTTAACACAAGGGCGCGGGGGGAAAGGCAACCTGGTGCTGAGTGTTGGACCCGGCAACTTAAGTCTCACAGATAGCCACTTGCCATTCCAGTTAACGGGAGAGAGCAAGTTTGCCGATTTGCAACTTTTCGGCACGATGCCAGGCGTGTTGCACGGCATGCTTACCGATCCGCAAGTCAGCCTGAAACAAGGATCGTTGCTACGCTTGCGCGGTCGTTTACTCTCGACATTAGAAGTGGATGAAGCACGTTGGCCGCTGGCCGGGGTCACCGTCGCTTCTCGCGGTATCAATGGACGCCTGCAAGCGATCCTGAAAGCGCACGATCCCAGTTTTGGCCGTTTTACCCTGCACCTTGATGGACGAGCCAGTGATTTCTGGCCTGACAGCGGACGATGGAACTGGCGTTACTGGGGCGATGGCGAGATGGCACCGCTTAATGCCAAATGGGACGTGAAGGGCACGGGCAGTTGGCAAGATACGTTGATCAGCCTCGACACGCTTAATACCGGTTTTGACCAACTCTCCTATGGCATGGTGCAGGTCGACAAACCGCGCTTAACCCTCACAGCACCGGTGCGTTGGCAGCGTGACATCAATCATCCTGCGTTTAACGGCGGGTTCACGCTGAAATCCGGCCAGACGCAATTCAGCTATGGTGGCTGGTTACCGCCGTCTGCATTAAATTTTGAAGCCAAGGGCAGCGATCCCAGCCGGTTTGTCTGGCGTGGACAGCTCACCGCCGAAGATATTGGCCCTGTGCGCGTGCATGGGCGTTGGGACGGTGAACGTTTACGCGGTGAAGCCTGGTGGCCAGCCCAATCGCTGACGGTGTTTCAGCCGTTGCTCAGCAGCGATTTGAAGATGCGCATTCAATCGGGTGAGTTACGCGCTCAAATCGCTTTTTCCGCCGCGAATGATCAGGGTTTTGAAGCCGGCGGTCACTGGGCGGTGAAAAATGGCAGCGTATGGATGCCAGACAGTGAAATTAATGGTATCGACTTCTCATTGCCGTTCCGTCTGAAAGATCATCAGTGGCAGCTCGGCCGCCGTGGGCCGGTTTCGCTGCGCATTGCCGAGGTGAAAAATCAGTTCGCCCTGCAAAACATCACCGCTGATTTGCAGGGGCACTATCCGTGGCAGGAGCGCCAGCCATTAACGCTGAGCAATGTGAATCTCGATCTGCTGGGTGGTCATGTCAGCATGCCTGAACTGCGTATGCCGCAGCATCAACCCGCGCGCGTCTCACTGCGCGAAATCAATCTCAGCAAGCTGATTACCGCCATCAAGCCCAAGCAGTTTGCCATGTCGGGTAAGATTAATGGTGAGCTACCGTTGTGGGTCAATAATCCGCAATGGCTGATTGAGAAAGGATGGATTGCCAATAGCGGCCCGCTGACGTTCCGCATGGATAAAGATATGGCCGATGCCATCGTCAGCAATAACTTTGCGGCGGGGGCGGCCATGGATTGGTTGCGCTATATGGAGATTTCCCGTTCGTGGGCGACGTTGGATCTGGATAACTTTGGCAACCTCACCATGCAGTCGGAAGTGAAAGGTACCAGCCAGTTCAGTAATCGCCGCCAGTCGATCAATCTTAACTACCGGCATCAGGAAAATCTGTTCCAGCTGTGGCGCAGTCTGCGCTTTGGCGATAATTTGCAATCATGGGTGGAGCAAAACGCCACCCTGCCATCGAAAAAGGATCCCCAACCATGA
- a CDS encoding YnbE family lipoprotein, which translates to MSLRALLVLAAGLPLMGCVPRIEVAAPKEPITINMNVKIEHEIHIKVDKDVEALLKNQSGLF; encoded by the coding sequence ATGAGCCTGAGGGCACTACTGGTTTTAGCCGCTGGGCTGCCACTAATGGGATGCGTACCGCGCATTGAAGTCGCGGCACCGAAAGAGCCCATCACCATCAATATGAACGTCAAGATCGAGCATGAGATCCATATTAAGGTCGATAAAGACGTGGAAGCGTTGTTGAAAAATCAAAGCGGTCTGTTTTAA
- the hrpA gene encoding ATP-dependent RNA helicase HrpA, translated as MSSSVTSPLAPLWTRLDNLMLRDRQRLQRRLHGAAKVKNPAAQQGIAAELEPEFAAAEQRIAQRTAATPRITFPENLPVSQKQQEIAEAIRDHQVVIVAGETGSGKTTQLPKICLALGRGVKGLIGHTQPRRLAARTVANRIADELEISLGGTIGYKVRFNDQVSDTTQVKLMTDGILLAEIQQDRQLLQYDTIIIDEAHERSLNIDFLLGYLRELLPRRPDLKVIITSATIDPQRFSHHFNNAPVIEVSGRTYPVEVRYRPIVEDADDTDRDQLQAIFDAVDELGHESRGDILIFMSGEREIRDTADALMKREIPHTEILPLYARLSNAEQNRVFQSHSGRRIVLATNVAETSLTVPGIKYVIDPGTARISRYSYRTKVQRLPIEPVSQASANQRKGRCGRVSEGICIRLYSEDDFLSRPAFTDPEILRTNLASVILQMTALGLGDIGAFPFVEAPDKRNIQDGVRLLEELGAITLSEDETYKLTSSGRQLAKLPVDPRLARMVLEAQKFGCVREAMIITAALSIQDPRERPSEKQQASDEKHRRFADKESDFLSFVNLWNYLQEQQKALSGNHFRRQCKADFLNYLRVREWQDIYTQLRQVVREQGMPVNSEPAPYREVHCALLTGLLSHIGQKDNEKQEFTGARNARFSIFPGSGLFKKPPKWTMVAELVETSRLWGRVAARIDPEWIEPLAQHLIKRSYSEPHWEKAQGAVMATEKVTLYGLAIVQARKVNYSRIDPQLSRELFIRHALVEGDWQTRHAFLRNNLKLRSEVEDLEHKSRRRDILVDDETLFAFYDRRIGSEVVSARHFDSWWKQASKANPDLLSFDKQMLIKEGADKVSQLDYPNFWQQGNLKLKLSYQFEPGGDADGVTVHIPLPLLNQVEESGFEWQIPGVRRELVIALIKSLPKPTRRNLVPAPNYAEAFLGRVKAMELPLLDALEREFRRMTGVTIDREAWQWDQVPDHLKMTFRIVDEHNRKLQEGKDLHQLKQVLKGKVQETLSKVADDGLEQSGLHIWSFGTLPQSYEQKRGSYQVKAWPALVDEKDSVAIRLFDNELEQQKMMWRGQRRLLLLNIPSPIKYLHEKLPNKAKLGLYFNPYGKVLDLIDDCIACGVDKLMAAAGGPAWQQENFEQLRDKVRAELNETVVTIAKQVEQILTSVFNINKFLKGRVDMSLALALSDIKTQMSGLVYRGFVTGNGYQRLADTLRYLQGIERRLEKLPVDPHSDRARMLKVQAVEQAWQTWRNKLPPQRQDDADVQAIRWMIEELRVSHFAQQLGTPFPISEKRILQAMEQIG; from the coding sequence ATGTCATCATCCGTCACTTCCCCTTTGGCCCCACTTTGGACGCGGCTCGATAATCTCATGCTGCGCGATCGCCAGCGTTTGCAGCGCCGTCTGCATGGCGCGGCGAAGGTGAAAAATCCTGCGGCACAGCAGGGCATTGCTGCTGAACTGGAGCCTGAATTTGCTGCGGCTGAACAGCGCATTGCCCAGCGTACCGCTGCCACTCCGCGCATTACCTTCCCGGAAAACCTGCCGGTCAGTCAGAAACAGCAGGAAATTGCCGAAGCCATCCGCGACCATCAGGTCGTGATCGTGGCAGGTGAGACCGGCTCAGGGAAAACCACGCAGTTACCCAAAATCTGTCTGGCGCTCGGAAGGGGCGTGAAGGGGCTGATTGGTCATACTCAGCCGCGTCGTCTGGCAGCACGCACCGTGGCGAACCGTATTGCCGATGAGTTGGAAATCTCACTGGGTGGCACCATTGGTTATAAAGTGCGTTTTAACGATCAGGTCAGTGACACCACCCAGGTGAAGCTGATGACCGACGGTATTTTGCTGGCGGAAATCCAGCAGGACCGTCAACTGTTGCAATACGACACCATCATTATCGATGAGGCGCACGAGCGCAGTCTGAACATCGATTTCCTGCTGGGATATTTGCGCGAACTGTTGCCGCGTCGTCCCGACCTGAAAGTCATCATCACCTCGGCTACCATCGATCCACAGCGTTTCTCGCATCATTTTAACAACGCACCGGTGATTGAAGTCTCTGGTCGCACCTATCCGGTGGAGGTGCGTTATCGCCCGATAGTGGAAGATGCTGACGACACTGACCGTGACCAGCTTCAGGCGATTTTTGATGCGGTGGATGAGTTGGGGCACGAGAGCCGTGGCGACATCCTGATCTTTATGAGCGGTGAACGCGAGATCCGTGATACCGCCGATGCGCTGATGAAGCGGGAGATTCCACACACGGAAATCCTGCCGCTTTATGCGCGTCTCTCCAACGCCGAACAGAACCGCGTGTTCCAGTCACACAGTGGACGCCGTATCGTGCTGGCGACCAACGTGGCGGAGACCTCCCTGACGGTGCCGGGCATTAAATACGTTATCGATCCCGGTACGGCACGTATCAGCCGCTATAGCTATCGCACCAAGGTGCAGCGCCTGCCGATTGAACCGGTTTCGCAAGCCTCTGCCAATCAGCGTAAGGGGCGTTGCGGTCGCGTATCGGAAGGGATCTGTATTCGTCTCTACTCAGAAGACGATTTCCTCAGCCGCCCGGCGTTTACCGACCCAGAAATTCTGCGCACCAACCTGGCATCGGTCATTCTGCAGATGACGGCACTGGGCCTCGGCGATATCGGTGCATTCCCGTTCGTCGAAGCGCCAGACAAGCGCAACATCCAGGACGGTGTACGTCTGCTGGAAGAGTTGGGCGCGATTACGCTGAGCGAAGATGAAACCTATAAGTTAACCTCGTCAGGCCGCCAGTTGGCGAAGTTGCCGGTCGATCCGCGTCTGGCGCGTATGGTACTGGAAGCGCAGAAATTTGGTTGTGTGCGTGAAGCGATGATCATCACGGCGGCGTTATCCATTCAAGACCCGCGTGAGCGTCCCAGTGAAAAACAGCAGGCATCTGATGAGAAACATCGTCGTTTTGCCGATAAAGAGTCTGATTTCCTCAGCTTTGTGAATCTGTGGAATTACCTGCAAGAGCAGCAAAAAGCGCTGTCTGGCAATCATTTCCGCCGCCAGTGTAAGGCTGATTTCCTCAACTATTTACGCGTCCGTGAATGGCAGGATATTTACACCCAATTGCGCCAGGTGGTGCGTGAACAGGGCATGCCAGTCAACAGCGAACCGGCACCCTATCGTGAAGTGCACTGCGCGTTGCTGACTGGATTGCTGTCGCATATCGGGCAAAAAGATAACGAGAAGCAGGAGTTTACCGGGGCGCGTAATGCGCGTTTCTCCATCTTCCCCGGTTCGGGCCTGTTTAAGAAGCCACCGAAGTGGACCATGGTGGCAGAGCTGGTGGAAACCAGCCGCCTGTGGGGACGTGTGGCGGCGCGTATCGATCCGGAATGGATTGAGCCGCTGGCACAACACCTGATTAAACGCAGCTACAGCGAACCGCACTGGGAAAAAGCCCAGGGCGCGGTGATGGCAACGGAAAAAGTTACCCTGTACGGACTGGCAATTGTGCAGGCGCGCAAGGTCAACTATAGCCGTATCGATCCGCAACTCAGCCGCGAACTGTTTATCCGTCATGCCCTGGTGGAAGGAGACTGGCAAACGCGTCACGCATTCCTGCGCAACAACCTTAAATTGCGCAGTGAAGTTGAAGATTTGGAACACAAATCGCGCCGTCGCGACATCCTCGTTGACGACGAAACACTGTTTGCCTTCTACGATCGACGCATCGGCAGCGAAGTGGTCTCAGCGCGTCATTTTGATAGCTGGTGGAAACAAGCGAGCAAAGCGAATCCCGATTTGCTCAGCTTTGATAAGCAGATGCTGATCAAAGAGGGTGCCGATAAAGTCAGCCAGCTTGATTATCCGAACTTCTGGCAGCAGGGCAACCTGAAGCTCAAACTGAGCTACCAGTTTGAGCCGGGCGGTGATGCGGATGGGGTCACCGTGCATATCCCATTACCGTTATTAAACCAGGTCGAAGAGAGCGGTTTTGAATGGCAAATTCCCGGTGTGCGCCGAGAATTGGTGATCGCGCTGATCAAATCATTGCCCAAACCAACACGTCGTAATCTGGTGCCAGCACCCAACTATGCAGAAGCGTTCCTGGGGCGGGTTAAAGCTATGGAACTGCCGCTGTTAGATGCACTGGAGCGCGAATTCCGCCGCATGACCGGCGTCACCATCGACCGTGAAGCCTGGCAATGGGATCAGGTGCCCGATCACCTCAAAATGACCTTCCGTATTGTTGATGAGCACAACCGCAAGTTGCAGGAAGGCAAAGATCTGCATCAGCTTAAACAAGTGCTGAAGGGTAAAGTGCAGGAGACGTTGTCAAAAGTGGCCGACGACGGACTTGAGCAGAGCGGGCTGCATATCTGGAGCTTTGGCACTTTGCCACAAAGCTATGAACAGAAGCGCGGCAGCTATCAGGTAAAAGCCTGGCCGGCGCTGGTCGATGAGAAAGACAGTGTCGCTATTCGTCTGTTCGATAATGAGTTAGAGCAGCAAAAAATGATGTGGCGCGGACAGCGTCGCCTGTTGCTGTTGAATATTCCGTCGCCAATCAAGTATCTGCACGAGAAGCTACCGAATAAAGCCAAACTCGGATTGTACTTCAATCCCTACGGCAAAGTGCTGGATCTGATCGATGATTGTATCGCCTGTGGCGTCGACAAGCTGATGGCGGCGGCGGGCGGTCCGGCGTGGCAACAAGAAAACTTCGAACAACTGCGTGACAAAGTGCGTGCAGAACTCAATGAGACGGTGGTGACCATCGCCAAACAGGTCGAGCAGATCCTGACGTCGGTGTTTAATATCAATAAGTTCCTCAAAGGCCGCGTGGATATGTCACTGGCTTTGGCGCTGTCTGATATCAAAACGCAAATGAGTGGCTTGGTGTATCGCGGCTTTGTGACGGGCAATGGCTATCAGCGACTGGCTGATACGTTGCGTTACCTGCAGGGTATTGAGCGCCGTCTGGAGAAACTGCCGGTTGACCCGCACAGCGATCGTGCGCGGATGCTGAAAGTGCAGGCGGTGGAACAAGCGTGGCAGACATGGCGTAACAAGTTACCGCCGCAACGTCAGGATGATGCCGATGTACAGGCTATTCGCTGGATGATTGAAGAGTTGAGGGTGAGCCATTTCGCGCAGCAGTTGGGTACACCGTTCCCGATCTCCGAAAAACGTATTTTGCAGGCGATGGAGCAGATAGGTTAA
- the azoR gene encoding FMN-dependent NADH-azoreductase translates to MSKVLVLKSSILAGYSQSNQLADFYAEEARAKGNEVTVRDLAAQPIPVLDGELVGALRPSDAPLSPRQQEALALSDELIAELQAHDTVVIAAPMYNFNIPTQLKNYFDLIARAGVTFRYTEAGPEGLVTGKRAVILSSRGGIHKDTPTDLLTPYVKLFLGFIGITDVNFVFAEGIAYGPEVATKAANDAKDAIKQIVAA, encoded by the coding sequence ATGAGCAAAGTTTTAGTTCTGAAATCAAGCATCCTCGCTGGTTACTCTCAGTCAAACCAACTGGCTGACTTCTACGCTGAAGAAGCGCGCGCAAAAGGTAACGAAGTTACCGTACGCGATTTGGCTGCACAGCCGATTCCAGTACTGGATGGTGAGCTGGTTGGCGCACTGCGTCCTTCTGATGCTCCACTGTCTCCACGTCAGCAGGAAGCACTGGCGCTGTCCGACGAATTGATTGCTGAACTGCAAGCGCATGACACTGTGGTTATTGCTGCACCCATGTACAACTTCAACATCCCCACTCAGCTGAAGAACTACTTCGATCTGATTGCTCGCGCTGGCGTGACCTTCCGCTACACCGAAGCAGGCCCAGAAGGTCTGGTAACCGGTAAACGCGCAGTGATCCTGTCCAGCCGTGGCGGTATCCACAAAGATACCCCAACCGATCTGCTGACCCCATACGTGAAACTGTTCCTGGGCTTCATCGGCATCACCGACGTGAACTTCGTGTTCGCAGAAGGTATTGCTTATGGTCCAGAAGTCGCGACCAAAGCGGCTAACGACGCTAAAGACGCTATCAAACAAATTGTTGCTGCGTAA
- a CDS encoding 2-hydroxyacid dehydrogenase, translating to MKVAVYSTKHYDQKYLEHVNARYGFELEFFDFLLSEATAKNAAGCDAVCIFVNDDGSKAVLEELAALGVKYIALRCAGFNNVDLAAAAALGLQVVRVPAYSPEAVAEHAVGLMMTLNRRIHRAYQRTRDANFSLDGLTGFNMHGKTAGVVGTGKIGVAAMRILKGFGMRLLAFDPYPSDTALELGAEYVDLKTLFAQSDVITLHCPLTPENHHLLNAQAFSQMKDGVMIINTSRGGLIDSQAAIDALKQQKIGSLGMDVYENERDLFFEDKSNDVIQDDIFRRLSACHNVLFTGHQAFLTAEALTAISETTLSNLQQLERGETSPNQVKA from the coding sequence ATGAAAGTTGCGGTTTACAGCACCAAACACTACGACCAGAAATACCTTGAACACGTCAATGCTCGCTATGGATTTGAGCTGGAGTTTTTCGATTTCCTGCTCAGCGAGGCGACGGCAAAAAACGCAGCGGGCTGCGATGCGGTGTGCATTTTTGTCAATGATGATGGCAGTAAAGCGGTGCTGGAAGAGCTGGCCGCATTGGGCGTGAAATATATCGCGCTGCGCTGTGCGGGTTTCAATAACGTCGATCTTGCAGCGGCGGCTGCGCTGGGTCTTCAGGTGGTTCGCGTGCCAGCCTATTCCCCGGAAGCGGTAGCAGAACATGCTGTCGGGCTGATGATGACGCTCAACCGACGTATCCATCGCGCTTATCAACGCACGCGTGATGCCAACTTCTCACTGGATGGTTTAACCGGTTTCAATATGCATGGCAAAACCGCAGGAGTAGTAGGCACCGGCAAAATCGGTGTGGCGGCCATGCGCATATTGAAAGGGTTTGGTATGCGGCTGCTGGCGTTCGATCCCTATCCCAGCGACACTGCCCTGGAGTTGGGTGCGGAGTATGTGGATTTGAAAACGCTGTTTGCGCAATCCGATGTGATTACGCTGCACTGCCCACTGACACCCGAGAATCATCATCTGCTCAATGCGCAGGCATTCAGTCAAATGAAAGATGGCGTGATGATCATCAATACCAGCCGCGGCGGCCTGATTGACTCCCAAGCGGCTATTGATGCATTGAAACAGCAAAAGATCGGTTCACTCGGGATGGATGTGTATGAAAACGAGCGCGACTTGTTCTTTGAGGACAAGTCGAATGATGTGATTCAGGACGACATCTTCCGCCGTTTGTCAGCCTGTCATAACGTGTTATTCACCGGGCATCAGGCGTTCCTGACCGCCGAAGCGTTGACGGCAATTTCAGAAACCACGCTCAGCAATCTGCAACAGCTTGAACGCGGTGAGACCAGCCCGAATCAAGTGAAAGCTTAA
- a CDS encoding YdbL family protein, with the protein MKRKWAALFLALLMIPSAWALTLDEARQQGRVGETLSGFIAARQQDDETLALVKRINDGRTQQYQRVAQQNNLTTSEVARIAGEKLVNRAGSGEYVRGINGQWLRK; encoded by the coding sequence ATGAAACGCAAATGGGCCGCGCTGTTTCTGGCGCTACTGATGATCCCTTCCGCGTGGGCGTTAACGCTTGATGAGGCGCGGCAACAGGGGCGCGTGGGCGAGACGCTGAGCGGTTTTATCGCGGCACGCCAGCAGGATGATGAGACCCTGGCGCTGGTGAAGCGCATCAACGATGGTCGCACCCAGCAATATCAGCGTGTGGCGCAGCAGAACAATCTGACCACCAGCGAAGTGGCGCGTATCGCCGGTGAGAAGCTGGTCAACCGCGCAGGCAGCGGTGAATACGTACGCGGGATTAATGGGCAATGGTTGCGTAAATAA
- the asr gene encoding acid resistance repetitive basic protein Asr, translating into MKKLVALVIAAAMGMSSVAFAAETTAAPAAAATTTAAPVKHKAVHHKKVAQKAQAAKKHKKVAKKAPAAQKAQAAKKHHKKATKPAAQKAQAAKKHHKKATKPAAQKAQAAKKHHKKATKPAAQKAQAAKKHHKKVTKPAQKAQAAKKHHKVKKAAK; encoded by the coding sequence ATGAAAAAATTAGTTGCACTGGTGATCGCCGCTGCTATGGGTATGTCTTCTGTTGCTTTCGCTGCTGAGACAACTGCTGCTCCGGCTGCCGCCGCTACTACTACCGCAGCACCGGTTAAGCATAAAGCTGTTCACCATAAAAAAGTTGCCCAGAAAGCGCAGGCAGCTAAGAAACACAAAAAAGTAGCTAAGAAAGCCCCAGCTGCACAGAAAGCTCAGGCTGCTAAAAAGCACCACAAAAAAGCAACCAAGCCAGCTGCACAGAAAGCCCAGGCTGCTAAAAAGCACCACAAGAAAGCAACCAAGCCAGCTGCACAGAAAGCCCAGGCTGCTAAAAAGCACCACAAAAAAGCAACCAAGCCAGCTGCACAGAAAGCTCAGGCTGCTAAAAAGCACCACAAAAAAGTAACTAAACCAGCTCAGAAAGCTCAGGCTGCTAAAAAGCATCACAAAGTGAAAAAAGCGGCTAAATAA